In Candidatus Neomarinimicrobiota bacterium, one DNA window encodes the following:
- a CDS encoding DUF1611 domain-containing protein, with translation MTVKRYAALVEGRFDFLYAKTANALLRYRPEEVVCCIDSENAGKTTNEVIKLGGDTPVVGSFEEAMDFNPDTLVVGVATQGGFLPDNMRQCVRESIESGINVICGLHAFLSEDEEFAPLADKHGVSITDLRKPPSPLPFSEGTWRTRKTPTLLTVGDDCDTGKMTAAWELKRQLEEKGKKVAFVGTGQTGILLGGFGVAVDAIVSDFEAGSIEAEIDRVGDDVDLIVVEGQGSISHMAYSGVTLGLLHGTMPDMLLMCHEPARDIDTFEHPMADFKEVMDIYVRLVQIFKPCEVMGLSLITHTESEDQAKTTIQNYSDKYGIPAVDLVRFGGDQVIDGLLSKLG, from the coding sequence ATTACCGTGAAACGGTATGCTGCACTTGTAGAAGGCAGGTTTGATTTTCTCTATGCCAAAACTGCCAATGCTCTGTTGCGATACAGGCCTGAGGAAGTGGTCTGCTGTATAGATTCAGAGAACGCCGGGAAAACGACGAATGAGGTCATAAAACTGGGCGGCGATACGCCTGTTGTGGGTTCATTCGAAGAGGCGATGGATTTCAATCCCGACACGCTTGTAGTGGGGGTCGCTACTCAAGGTGGTTTTTTGCCAGACAACATGCGACAATGCGTGCGTGAGTCCATTGAAAGCGGGATTAATGTGATTTGCGGTTTACATGCTTTCCTTTCTGAGGATGAAGAGTTTGCTCCGCTGGCTGATAAACATGGTGTCAGCATCACCGATTTAAGGAAACCGCCGTCGCCACTGCCGTTCTCAGAAGGAACTTGGCGCACTCGAAAAACACCCACCCTTTTGACAGTCGGGGACGATTGTGACACCGGTAAAATGACGGCGGCATGGGAGTTGAAGCGGCAATTAGAAGAGAAGGGAAAGAAAGTTGCCTTTGTAGGAACCGGACAGACGGGGATACTTCTAGGCGGATTCGGTGTTGCGGTGGATGCCATCGTGAGTGATTTTGAGGCTGGTTCAATTGAGGCTGAAATTGACCGTGTAGGGGATGATGTGGATCTCATTGTTGTGGAAGGGCAGGGTAGCATTTCTCACATGGCCTATTCCGGCGTTACGCTGGGACTTTTGCACGGCACCATGCCGGATATGCTTTTGATGTGTCATGAGCCGGCTAGGGATATTGATACATTTGAACATCCTATGGCAGACTTCAAAGAGGTGATGGATATTTATGTCCGTCTCGTCCAAATATTCAAACCGTGCGAGGTCATGGGACTTAGCCTTATCACACATACTGAGAGCGAAGATCAGGCCAAAACCACAATTCAAAACTACAGTGACAAATATGGAATTCCTGCTGTGGACCTGGTTCGATTCGGTGGGGATCAAGTTATTGATGGCCTTTTATCAAAGCTTGGATGA